A stretch of the Ictidomys tridecemlineatus isolate mIctTri1 chromosome 5, mIctTri1.hap1, whole genome shotgun sequence genome encodes the following:
- the Dact1 gene encoding dapper homolog 1 isoform X1, translated as MKPSPAGTARELEPQAPARGEQRAAEPEGRWREKGEADTERQRTRERQEATLAGLAELEYLRQRQELLVRGALRSVGGAGTAAPRAGELPAEAAQRSRLEEKFLEENILLLRKQLNCLRRRDAGLLNQLQELDKQISDLRLDVEKTSEEHLETDSRPSSGFYELSDGASGSLSNSSNSVFSECLSSCHSSTCFCSPLEATLTISDGCPKSADLIGWLEYKEGHCEDQASGAICCSPSTPQFNSLDVIADVNPKYQCDLVSKNGNDVYRYPSPLHAVAVQSPMFLLCLTGNPLREEDRLGNHANDICVGSELDATKTESSLPSPSSLWSASHPSPSKMDGYILSLVQKKTHPVRTNKPRTSVKADPTKGLLRNGSVCVRAIGGLSQGNGVNLKNSKQACLPTGGIPSSDNGVFSPLKQWSKESKGEQLESKRLPPPESCLASTVSELQSKHLPPNAKAASQEHAQCPAAGKGESLKESCQTSAASTKESPGRGPVPLQENKAVQSLKKIPQKNSLQAVPAPVPPPLLPPAFSLEERPTLDFKSEGSSSQSLEEGHLVKAQFIPGQAPGGRLHRGHRNVGVARSSTLKHRGQALQGLENSLPTVREKTRSGSKKCRFSDDLDTNKKLKKATTKGRKSGSGPSDVGLPGRPLGSGHRAGNKTHGHGREPVVAKPKHKRTDYRRWKSSAEISYEEALRRARRARREHMGVYPVPVAMSYASPYAYVASDSEYSAECESLFHSTVVDTSEDEQSNYTTNCFGDSESSVSEGEFVGESTTTSDSEESGGLIWSQFVQTLPIQSVTAPDLHNNPTKTFVKIKASHNLKKKILRFRSGSLKLMTTV; from the exons ATGAAGCCGAGTCCAGCCGGCACCGCGAGGGAGCTGGAGCCTCAGGCACCCGCCCGGGGCGAGCAGCGTGCGGCGGAGCCCGAGGGGCGCTGGCGGGAGAAGGGCGAGGCGGACACCGAGCGGCAGCGCACCCGAGAACGGCAGGAGGCCACGCTGGCCGGGCTGGCGGAGCTGGAGTACCTGCGCCAGCGCCAGGAGCTGCTGGTCCGGGGCGCCCTGCGCAGCGTCGGGGGCGCGGGGACCGCTGCGCCCCGAGCAGGGGAGCTGCCTGCCGAGGCGGCGCAGCGCAGCCGCCTGGAGGAGAAGTTCTTGGAGGAGAACATCTTGCTACTGCGGAAGCAATTG AATTGTTTAAGAAGAAGAGATGCTGGCTTGTTGAATCAGTTGCAAGAACTTGACAAACAGATAAGTGACTTGAGATTGGATGTAGAGAAGACATCTGAAGAACATCTGGAGACAGACAGCCGGCCTAGCTCAG ggtTTTATGAGCTGAGTGATGGGGCTTCAGGATCCCTTTCTAATTCTTCTAACTCGGTGTTCAGTGAATGTTTATCCAGTTGTCATTCCAGCACTTGCTTTTGCAGTCCCTTGGAGGCAACCTTGACTATCTCAGATGGTTGCCCCAAATCTGCAG ATCTCATAGGATGGTTGGAATATAAAGAAGGCCACTGTGAAGACCAGGCCTCAGGGGCAATTTGCTGTTCCCCCTCCACACCACAATTTAATTCCCTTGATGTCATTGCAGATGTGAATCCCAAGTACCAGTGCGATCTGGTGTCTAAAAACGGGAATGATGTATATCGCTATCCCAGTCCGCTTCATGCTGTGGCTGTGCAGAGCCCAATGTTTCTCCTTTGTCTGACGGGCAACCCTCTGAGGGAAGAGGACAGGCTTGGGAACCATGCAAATGACATCTGCGTTGGATCTGAACTGGATGCCACCAAAACAGAGAGTTCTTTACCATCTCCAAGCAGTCTGTGGTCTGCTTCCCATCCTTCACCCAGTAAAATGGATGGCTATATTCTGAGCCTGGTTCAGAAAAAAACACATCCTGTAAGGACCAACAAACCCAGAACCAGTGTGAAGGCTGACCCCACAAAAGGGCTTCTGAGAAATGGGAGCGTGTGTGTCAGGGCCATTGGCGGTCTCTCGCAGGGCAACGGCGTGAACCTTAAGAATTCCAAACAGGCGTGTTTGCCCACTGGGGGAATACCTTCTTCGGACAATGGGGTATTCTCCCCACTGAAGCAATGGTCAAAAGAATCAAAAGGAGAGCAACTGGAAAGTAAAAGGTTGCCGCCACCCGAGAGCTGCTTGGCAAGCACGGTCTCGGAGCTCCAAAGCAAGCATCTGCCCCCAAATGCCAAGGCAGCTTCCCAAGAGCATGCGCAGTGTCCAGCCGCTGGGAAAGGTGAGTCCCTGAAAGAAAGCTGTCAGACCTCAGCTGCCTCTACAAAAGAGAGCCCCGGCAGAGGTCCTGTGCCCTTGCAGGAGAACAAGGCTGTGCAGTCCCTGAAAAAAATACCGCAGAAAAACAGCCTGCAGGCTGTCCCCGCGCCCGTTCCTCCTCCACTGCTGCCGCCTGCCTTTTCTTTGGAGGAGAGGCCTACATTGGATTTCAAAAGCGAGGGCTCTTCTTCGCAAAGCCTGGAGGAAGGGCATCTGGTCAAAGCTCAGTTCATTCCGGGGCAGGCACCGGGTGGCAGGCTCCACCGGGGCCACAGGAACGTGGGCGTCGCGAGAAGCTCCACCCTGAAGCACCGAGGCCAGGCCCTGCAGGGTCTGGAGAACAGTCTGCCGACCGTCCGGGAGAAAACCCGGTCAGGGAGCAAGAAGTGTCGTTTCTCCGACGACTTGGATACAAATAAGAAACTCAAGAAAGCGACTACTAAGGGACGGAAGAGCGGGAGTGGGCCATCCGACGTGGGTCTTCCCGGCAGGCCCCTGGGCAGCGGCCACAGGGCGGGGAACAAGACCCACGGCCACGGACGGGAGCCGGTGGTGGCCAAACCTAAGCACAAGCGAACCGACTACCGGCGGTGGAAGTCTTCGGCGGAGATTTCTTACGAAGAGGCCCTGAGGAGGGCCCGGAGGGCTCGCAGGGAGCACATGGGTGTGTACCCGGTGCCGGTGGCCATGTCCTACGCCAGTCCCTATGCCTACGTAGCCAGTGACTCCGAGTACTCGGCCGAGTGCGAGTCCCTCTTCCACTCCACCGTGGTGGACACCAGCGAGGACGAGCAGAGCAACTACACCACCAACTGCTTCGGGGACAGCGAGTCCAGCGTGAGCGAGGGCGAGTTCGTGGGCGAGAGCACCACCACCAGCGACTCCGAAGAAAGCGGGGGCTTAATTTGGTCCCAGTTTGTCCAGACCCTCCCAATTCAATCGGTCACGGCCCCTGACCTTCATAACAACCCCACAAAAACCTTTGTTAAAATTAAGGCTTCGCACAACCTCAAGAAGAAGATCCTCCGCTTTCGTtctggctctttgaaactgatGACCACAGTTTGA
- the Dact1 gene encoding dapper homolog 1 isoform X3, which produces MKPSPAGTARELEPQAPARGEQRAAEPEGRWREKGEADTERQRTRERQEATLAGLAELEYLRQRQELLVRGALRSVGGAGTAAPRAGELPAEAAQRSRLEEKFLEENILLLRKQLNCLRRRDAGLLNQLQELDKQISDLRLDVEKTSEEHLETDSRPSSDLIGWLEYKEGHCEDQASGAICCSPSTPQFNSLDVIADVNPKYQCDLVSKNGNDVYRYPSPLHAVAVQSPMFLLCLTGNPLREEDRLGNHANDICVGSELDATKTESSLPSPSSLWSASHPSPSKMDGYILSLVQKKTHPVRTNKPRTSVKADPTKGLLRNGSVCVRAIGGLSQGNGVNLKNSKQACLPTGGIPSSDNGVFSPLKQWSKESKGEQLESKRLPPPESCLASTVSELQSKHLPPNAKAASQEHAQCPAAGKGESLKESCQTSAASTKESPGRGPVPLQENKAVQSLKKIPQKNSLQAVPAPVPPPLLPPAFSLEERPTLDFKSEGSSSQSLEEGHLVKAQFIPGQAPGGRLHRGHRNVGVARSSTLKHRGQALQGLENSLPTVREKTRSGSKKCRFSDDLDTNKKLKKATTKGRKSGSGPSDVGLPGRPLGSGHRAGNKTHGHGREPVVAKPKHKRTDYRRWKSSAEISYEEALRRARRARREHMGVYPVPVAMSYASPYAYVASDSEYSAECESLFHSTVVDTSEDEQSNYTTNCFGDSESSVSEGEFVGESTTTSDSEESGGLIWSQFVQTLPIQSVTAPDLHNNPTKTFVKIKASHNLKKKILRFRSGSLKLMTTV; this is translated from the exons ATGAAGCCGAGTCCAGCCGGCACCGCGAGGGAGCTGGAGCCTCAGGCACCCGCCCGGGGCGAGCAGCGTGCGGCGGAGCCCGAGGGGCGCTGGCGGGAGAAGGGCGAGGCGGACACCGAGCGGCAGCGCACCCGAGAACGGCAGGAGGCCACGCTGGCCGGGCTGGCGGAGCTGGAGTACCTGCGCCAGCGCCAGGAGCTGCTGGTCCGGGGCGCCCTGCGCAGCGTCGGGGGCGCGGGGACCGCTGCGCCCCGAGCAGGGGAGCTGCCTGCCGAGGCGGCGCAGCGCAGCCGCCTGGAGGAGAAGTTCTTGGAGGAGAACATCTTGCTACTGCGGAAGCAATTG AATTGTTTAAGAAGAAGAGATGCTGGCTTGTTGAATCAGTTGCAAGAACTTGACAAACAGATAAGTGACTTGAGATTGGATGTAGAGAAGACATCTGAAGAACATCTGGAGACAGACAGCCGGCCTAGCTCAG ATCTCATAGGATGGTTGGAATATAAAGAAGGCCACTGTGAAGACCAGGCCTCAGGGGCAATTTGCTGTTCCCCCTCCACACCACAATTTAATTCCCTTGATGTCATTGCAGATGTGAATCCCAAGTACCAGTGCGATCTGGTGTCTAAAAACGGGAATGATGTATATCGCTATCCCAGTCCGCTTCATGCTGTGGCTGTGCAGAGCCCAATGTTTCTCCTTTGTCTGACGGGCAACCCTCTGAGGGAAGAGGACAGGCTTGGGAACCATGCAAATGACATCTGCGTTGGATCTGAACTGGATGCCACCAAAACAGAGAGTTCTTTACCATCTCCAAGCAGTCTGTGGTCTGCTTCCCATCCTTCACCCAGTAAAATGGATGGCTATATTCTGAGCCTGGTTCAGAAAAAAACACATCCTGTAAGGACCAACAAACCCAGAACCAGTGTGAAGGCTGACCCCACAAAAGGGCTTCTGAGAAATGGGAGCGTGTGTGTCAGGGCCATTGGCGGTCTCTCGCAGGGCAACGGCGTGAACCTTAAGAATTCCAAACAGGCGTGTTTGCCCACTGGGGGAATACCTTCTTCGGACAATGGGGTATTCTCCCCACTGAAGCAATGGTCAAAAGAATCAAAAGGAGAGCAACTGGAAAGTAAAAGGTTGCCGCCACCCGAGAGCTGCTTGGCAAGCACGGTCTCGGAGCTCCAAAGCAAGCATCTGCCCCCAAATGCCAAGGCAGCTTCCCAAGAGCATGCGCAGTGTCCAGCCGCTGGGAAAGGTGAGTCCCTGAAAGAAAGCTGTCAGACCTCAGCTGCCTCTACAAAAGAGAGCCCCGGCAGAGGTCCTGTGCCCTTGCAGGAGAACAAGGCTGTGCAGTCCCTGAAAAAAATACCGCAGAAAAACAGCCTGCAGGCTGTCCCCGCGCCCGTTCCTCCTCCACTGCTGCCGCCTGCCTTTTCTTTGGAGGAGAGGCCTACATTGGATTTCAAAAGCGAGGGCTCTTCTTCGCAAAGCCTGGAGGAAGGGCATCTGGTCAAAGCTCAGTTCATTCCGGGGCAGGCACCGGGTGGCAGGCTCCACCGGGGCCACAGGAACGTGGGCGTCGCGAGAAGCTCCACCCTGAAGCACCGAGGCCAGGCCCTGCAGGGTCTGGAGAACAGTCTGCCGACCGTCCGGGAGAAAACCCGGTCAGGGAGCAAGAAGTGTCGTTTCTCCGACGACTTGGATACAAATAAGAAACTCAAGAAAGCGACTACTAAGGGACGGAAGAGCGGGAGTGGGCCATCCGACGTGGGTCTTCCCGGCAGGCCCCTGGGCAGCGGCCACAGGGCGGGGAACAAGACCCACGGCCACGGACGGGAGCCGGTGGTGGCCAAACCTAAGCACAAGCGAACCGACTACCGGCGGTGGAAGTCTTCGGCGGAGATTTCTTACGAAGAGGCCCTGAGGAGGGCCCGGAGGGCTCGCAGGGAGCACATGGGTGTGTACCCGGTGCCGGTGGCCATGTCCTACGCCAGTCCCTATGCCTACGTAGCCAGTGACTCCGAGTACTCGGCCGAGTGCGAGTCCCTCTTCCACTCCACCGTGGTGGACACCAGCGAGGACGAGCAGAGCAACTACACCACCAACTGCTTCGGGGACAGCGAGTCCAGCGTGAGCGAGGGCGAGTTCGTGGGCGAGAGCACCACCACCAGCGACTCCGAAGAAAGCGGGGGCTTAATTTGGTCCCAGTTTGTCCAGACCCTCCCAATTCAATCGGTCACGGCCCCTGACCTTCATAACAACCCCACAAAAACCTTTGTTAAAATTAAGGCTTCGCACAACCTCAAGAAGAAGATCCTCCGCTTTCGTtctggctctttgaaactgatGACCACAGTTTGA
- the Dact1 gene encoding dapper homolog 1 isoform X4, with the protein MKPSPAGTARELEPQAPARGEQRAAEPEGRWREKGEADTERQRTRERQEATLAGLAELEYLRQRQELLVRGALRSVGGAGTAAPRAGELPAEAAQRSRLEEKFLEENILLLRKQLNCLRRRDAGLLNQLQELDKQISDLRLDVEKTSEEHLETDSRPSSDVNPKYQCDLVSKNGNDVYRYPSPLHAVAVQSPMFLLCLTGNPLREEDRLGNHANDICVGSELDATKTESSLPSPSSLWSASHPSPSKMDGYILSLVQKKTHPVRTNKPRTSVKADPTKGLLRNGSVCVRAIGGLSQGNGVNLKNSKQACLPTGGIPSSDNGVFSPLKQWSKESKGEQLESKRLPPPESCLASTVSELQSKHLPPNAKAASQEHAQCPAAGKGESLKESCQTSAASTKESPGRGPVPLQENKAVQSLKKIPQKNSLQAVPAPVPPPLLPPAFSLEERPTLDFKSEGSSSQSLEEGHLVKAQFIPGQAPGGRLHRGHRNVGVARSSTLKHRGQALQGLENSLPTVREKTRSGSKKCRFSDDLDTNKKLKKATTKGRKSGSGPSDVGLPGRPLGSGHRAGNKTHGHGREPVVAKPKHKRTDYRRWKSSAEISYEEALRRARRARREHMGVYPVPVAMSYASPYAYVASDSEYSAECESLFHSTVVDTSEDEQSNYTTNCFGDSESSVSEGEFVGESTTTSDSEESGGLIWSQFVQTLPIQSVTAPDLHNNPTKTFVKIKASHNLKKKILRFRSGSLKLMTTV; encoded by the exons ATGAAGCCGAGTCCAGCCGGCACCGCGAGGGAGCTGGAGCCTCAGGCACCCGCCCGGGGCGAGCAGCGTGCGGCGGAGCCCGAGGGGCGCTGGCGGGAGAAGGGCGAGGCGGACACCGAGCGGCAGCGCACCCGAGAACGGCAGGAGGCCACGCTGGCCGGGCTGGCGGAGCTGGAGTACCTGCGCCAGCGCCAGGAGCTGCTGGTCCGGGGCGCCCTGCGCAGCGTCGGGGGCGCGGGGACCGCTGCGCCCCGAGCAGGGGAGCTGCCTGCCGAGGCGGCGCAGCGCAGCCGCCTGGAGGAGAAGTTCTTGGAGGAGAACATCTTGCTACTGCGGAAGCAATTG AATTGTTTAAGAAGAAGAGATGCTGGCTTGTTGAATCAGTTGCAAGAACTTGACAAACAGATAAGTGACTTGAGATTGGATGTAGAGAAGACATCTGAAGAACATCTGGAGACAGACAGCCGGCCTAGCTCAG ATGTGAATCCCAAGTACCAGTGCGATCTGGTGTCTAAAAACGGGAATGATGTATATCGCTATCCCAGTCCGCTTCATGCTGTGGCTGTGCAGAGCCCAATGTTTCTCCTTTGTCTGACGGGCAACCCTCTGAGGGAAGAGGACAGGCTTGGGAACCATGCAAATGACATCTGCGTTGGATCTGAACTGGATGCCACCAAAACAGAGAGTTCTTTACCATCTCCAAGCAGTCTGTGGTCTGCTTCCCATCCTTCACCCAGTAAAATGGATGGCTATATTCTGAGCCTGGTTCAGAAAAAAACACATCCTGTAAGGACCAACAAACCCAGAACCAGTGTGAAGGCTGACCCCACAAAAGGGCTTCTGAGAAATGGGAGCGTGTGTGTCAGGGCCATTGGCGGTCTCTCGCAGGGCAACGGCGTGAACCTTAAGAATTCCAAACAGGCGTGTTTGCCCACTGGGGGAATACCTTCTTCGGACAATGGGGTATTCTCCCCACTGAAGCAATGGTCAAAAGAATCAAAAGGAGAGCAACTGGAAAGTAAAAGGTTGCCGCCACCCGAGAGCTGCTTGGCAAGCACGGTCTCGGAGCTCCAAAGCAAGCATCTGCCCCCAAATGCCAAGGCAGCTTCCCAAGAGCATGCGCAGTGTCCAGCCGCTGGGAAAGGTGAGTCCCTGAAAGAAAGCTGTCAGACCTCAGCTGCCTCTACAAAAGAGAGCCCCGGCAGAGGTCCTGTGCCCTTGCAGGAGAACAAGGCTGTGCAGTCCCTGAAAAAAATACCGCAGAAAAACAGCCTGCAGGCTGTCCCCGCGCCCGTTCCTCCTCCACTGCTGCCGCCTGCCTTTTCTTTGGAGGAGAGGCCTACATTGGATTTCAAAAGCGAGGGCTCTTCTTCGCAAAGCCTGGAGGAAGGGCATCTGGTCAAAGCTCAGTTCATTCCGGGGCAGGCACCGGGTGGCAGGCTCCACCGGGGCCACAGGAACGTGGGCGTCGCGAGAAGCTCCACCCTGAAGCACCGAGGCCAGGCCCTGCAGGGTCTGGAGAACAGTCTGCCGACCGTCCGGGAGAAAACCCGGTCAGGGAGCAAGAAGTGTCGTTTCTCCGACGACTTGGATACAAATAAGAAACTCAAGAAAGCGACTACTAAGGGACGGAAGAGCGGGAGTGGGCCATCCGACGTGGGTCTTCCCGGCAGGCCCCTGGGCAGCGGCCACAGGGCGGGGAACAAGACCCACGGCCACGGACGGGAGCCGGTGGTGGCCAAACCTAAGCACAAGCGAACCGACTACCGGCGGTGGAAGTCTTCGGCGGAGATTTCTTACGAAGAGGCCCTGAGGAGGGCCCGGAGGGCTCGCAGGGAGCACATGGGTGTGTACCCGGTGCCGGTGGCCATGTCCTACGCCAGTCCCTATGCCTACGTAGCCAGTGACTCCGAGTACTCGGCCGAGTGCGAGTCCCTCTTCCACTCCACCGTGGTGGACACCAGCGAGGACGAGCAGAGCAACTACACCACCAACTGCTTCGGGGACAGCGAGTCCAGCGTGAGCGAGGGCGAGTTCGTGGGCGAGAGCACCACCACCAGCGACTCCGAAGAAAGCGGGGGCTTAATTTGGTCCCAGTTTGTCCAGACCCTCCCAATTCAATCGGTCACGGCCCCTGACCTTCATAACAACCCCACAAAAACCTTTGTTAAAATTAAGGCTTCGCACAACCTCAAGAAGAAGATCCTCCGCTTTCGTtctggctctttgaaactgatGACCACAGTTTGA
- the Dact1 gene encoding dapper homolog 1 isoform X2: MKPSPAGTARELEPQAPARGEQRAAEPEGRWREKGEADTERQRTRERQEATLAGLAELEYLRQRQELLVRGALRSVGGAGTAAPRAGELPAEAAQRSRLEEKFLEENILLLRKQLNCLRRRDAGLLNQLQELDKQISDLRLDVEKTSEEHLETDSRPSSGFYELSDGASGSLSNSSNSVFSECLSSCHSSTCFCSPLEATLTISDGCPKSADVNPKYQCDLVSKNGNDVYRYPSPLHAVAVQSPMFLLCLTGNPLREEDRLGNHANDICVGSELDATKTESSLPSPSSLWSASHPSPSKMDGYILSLVQKKTHPVRTNKPRTSVKADPTKGLLRNGSVCVRAIGGLSQGNGVNLKNSKQACLPTGGIPSSDNGVFSPLKQWSKESKGEQLESKRLPPPESCLASTVSELQSKHLPPNAKAASQEHAQCPAAGKGESLKESCQTSAASTKESPGRGPVPLQENKAVQSLKKIPQKNSLQAVPAPVPPPLLPPAFSLEERPTLDFKSEGSSSQSLEEGHLVKAQFIPGQAPGGRLHRGHRNVGVARSSTLKHRGQALQGLENSLPTVREKTRSGSKKCRFSDDLDTNKKLKKATTKGRKSGSGPSDVGLPGRPLGSGHRAGNKTHGHGREPVVAKPKHKRTDYRRWKSSAEISYEEALRRARRARREHMGVYPVPVAMSYASPYAYVASDSEYSAECESLFHSTVVDTSEDEQSNYTTNCFGDSESSVSEGEFVGESTTTSDSEESGGLIWSQFVQTLPIQSVTAPDLHNNPTKTFVKIKASHNLKKKILRFRSGSLKLMTTV; encoded by the exons ATGAAGCCGAGTCCAGCCGGCACCGCGAGGGAGCTGGAGCCTCAGGCACCCGCCCGGGGCGAGCAGCGTGCGGCGGAGCCCGAGGGGCGCTGGCGGGAGAAGGGCGAGGCGGACACCGAGCGGCAGCGCACCCGAGAACGGCAGGAGGCCACGCTGGCCGGGCTGGCGGAGCTGGAGTACCTGCGCCAGCGCCAGGAGCTGCTGGTCCGGGGCGCCCTGCGCAGCGTCGGGGGCGCGGGGACCGCTGCGCCCCGAGCAGGGGAGCTGCCTGCCGAGGCGGCGCAGCGCAGCCGCCTGGAGGAGAAGTTCTTGGAGGAGAACATCTTGCTACTGCGGAAGCAATTG AATTGTTTAAGAAGAAGAGATGCTGGCTTGTTGAATCAGTTGCAAGAACTTGACAAACAGATAAGTGACTTGAGATTGGATGTAGAGAAGACATCTGAAGAACATCTGGAGACAGACAGCCGGCCTAGCTCAG ggtTTTATGAGCTGAGTGATGGGGCTTCAGGATCCCTTTCTAATTCTTCTAACTCGGTGTTCAGTGAATGTTTATCCAGTTGTCATTCCAGCACTTGCTTTTGCAGTCCCTTGGAGGCAACCTTGACTATCTCAGATGGTTGCCCCAAATCTGCAG ATGTGAATCCCAAGTACCAGTGCGATCTGGTGTCTAAAAACGGGAATGATGTATATCGCTATCCCAGTCCGCTTCATGCTGTGGCTGTGCAGAGCCCAATGTTTCTCCTTTGTCTGACGGGCAACCCTCTGAGGGAAGAGGACAGGCTTGGGAACCATGCAAATGACATCTGCGTTGGATCTGAACTGGATGCCACCAAAACAGAGAGTTCTTTACCATCTCCAAGCAGTCTGTGGTCTGCTTCCCATCCTTCACCCAGTAAAATGGATGGCTATATTCTGAGCCTGGTTCAGAAAAAAACACATCCTGTAAGGACCAACAAACCCAGAACCAGTGTGAAGGCTGACCCCACAAAAGGGCTTCTGAGAAATGGGAGCGTGTGTGTCAGGGCCATTGGCGGTCTCTCGCAGGGCAACGGCGTGAACCTTAAGAATTCCAAACAGGCGTGTTTGCCCACTGGGGGAATACCTTCTTCGGACAATGGGGTATTCTCCCCACTGAAGCAATGGTCAAAAGAATCAAAAGGAGAGCAACTGGAAAGTAAAAGGTTGCCGCCACCCGAGAGCTGCTTGGCAAGCACGGTCTCGGAGCTCCAAAGCAAGCATCTGCCCCCAAATGCCAAGGCAGCTTCCCAAGAGCATGCGCAGTGTCCAGCCGCTGGGAAAGGTGAGTCCCTGAAAGAAAGCTGTCAGACCTCAGCTGCCTCTACAAAAGAGAGCCCCGGCAGAGGTCCTGTGCCCTTGCAGGAGAACAAGGCTGTGCAGTCCCTGAAAAAAATACCGCAGAAAAACAGCCTGCAGGCTGTCCCCGCGCCCGTTCCTCCTCCACTGCTGCCGCCTGCCTTTTCTTTGGAGGAGAGGCCTACATTGGATTTCAAAAGCGAGGGCTCTTCTTCGCAAAGCCTGGAGGAAGGGCATCTGGTCAAAGCTCAGTTCATTCCGGGGCAGGCACCGGGTGGCAGGCTCCACCGGGGCCACAGGAACGTGGGCGTCGCGAGAAGCTCCACCCTGAAGCACCGAGGCCAGGCCCTGCAGGGTCTGGAGAACAGTCTGCCGACCGTCCGGGAGAAAACCCGGTCAGGGAGCAAGAAGTGTCGTTTCTCCGACGACTTGGATACAAATAAGAAACTCAAGAAAGCGACTACTAAGGGACGGAAGAGCGGGAGTGGGCCATCCGACGTGGGTCTTCCCGGCAGGCCCCTGGGCAGCGGCCACAGGGCGGGGAACAAGACCCACGGCCACGGACGGGAGCCGGTGGTGGCCAAACCTAAGCACAAGCGAACCGACTACCGGCGGTGGAAGTCTTCGGCGGAGATTTCTTACGAAGAGGCCCTGAGGAGGGCCCGGAGGGCTCGCAGGGAGCACATGGGTGTGTACCCGGTGCCGGTGGCCATGTCCTACGCCAGTCCCTATGCCTACGTAGCCAGTGACTCCGAGTACTCGGCCGAGTGCGAGTCCCTCTTCCACTCCACCGTGGTGGACACCAGCGAGGACGAGCAGAGCAACTACACCACCAACTGCTTCGGGGACAGCGAGTCCAGCGTGAGCGAGGGCGAGTTCGTGGGCGAGAGCACCACCACCAGCGACTCCGAAGAAAGCGGGGGCTTAATTTGGTCCCAGTTTGTCCAGACCCTCCCAATTCAATCGGTCACGGCCCCTGACCTTCATAACAACCCCACAAAAACCTTTGTTAAAATTAAGGCTTCGCACAACCTCAAGAAGAAGATCCTCCGCTTTCGTtctggctctttgaaactgatGACCACAGTTTGA